A portion of the Pectobacterium brasiliense genome contains these proteins:
- a CDS encoding oxidoreductase: MSDHPTIALLGPGAIGTTIAAVLHDVNRTPVLCGRTAHPQLVLRHDDGEIVVPGPVLSNPVAISHPFDLVFVAVKTTQNVDSAEWLNALCDENTVVCALQNGVEQKTQLEPWVNGATVLPSVVWFPAQREPDASVWLRAKPRLTLPDVPQAKCVAEALSGTRCAVELSADFLSVAWRKLLQNAVAGLMVLANRRAGMFSRGDVTELALAYLRECLAVARAEGAALDDGVAQEIVDNFQRAPADLGTSILADRQANRPLEWDIRNGVVQRYGRARGIPTPISDVLVPLLAAGSEGPG; encoded by the coding sequence CGGGGGCAATCGGTACTACTATTGCCGCTGTACTGCATGACGTTAACCGTACGCCAGTCCTTTGCGGACGCACTGCGCATCCGCAATTAGTTCTGCGTCACGATGATGGTGAAATTGTGGTGCCGGGCCCGGTATTGAGCAATCCGGTGGCTATCAGCCATCCATTCGATCTGGTGTTTGTCGCGGTGAAAACCACCCAAAACGTCGACAGCGCCGAGTGGCTGAATGCGTTATGCGATGAAAATACGGTGGTCTGTGCTCTGCAAAATGGCGTCGAGCAGAAAACCCAACTTGAACCTTGGGTCAATGGCGCAACGGTGTTGCCTTCAGTGGTCTGGTTTCCGGCTCAGCGCGAGCCGGATGCTTCAGTCTGGCTGCGCGCCAAACCGCGTCTGACGCTGCCGGATGTACCGCAAGCAAAATGCGTCGCTGAGGCGCTCAGTGGTACACGCTGCGCAGTTGAGCTGTCCGCGGATTTTTTATCTGTCGCATGGCGCAAACTGTTGCAAAATGCGGTCGCAGGCTTGATGGTGCTTGCTAATCGCCGTGCCGGTATGTTCTCACGCGGCGATGTTACTGAGCTGGCTCTGGCCTATTTGCGCGAGTGTCTTGCGGTAGCTCGTGCCGAGGGGGCTGCGCTGGATGATGGGGTTGCGCAGGAAATCGTGGATAATTTTCAGCGTGCGCCTGCGGATTTAGGCACGTCAATTCTTGCAGACCGACAGGCTAACCGCCCGCTGGAATGGGATATCCGCAACGGTGTGGTACAACGTTATGGTCGTGCGCGGGGTATTCCTACGCCTATTAGCGATGTTCTGGTCCCGCTGCTGGCGGCAGGGAGCGAAGGGCCGGGTTGA